From a region of the Salvelinus alpinus chromosome 2, SLU_Salpinus.1, whole genome shotgun sequence genome:
- the LOC139553434 gene encoding glutaminase kidney isoform, mitochondrial-like isoform X2 — MDRGKYNSPDLWGVSLCTVDGQRHSVGDTKQPFCLQSCVKPLEYAVAIHEAGTEMVHRYVGMEPSGLKFNKLYLDEEDKPHNPMVNAGAIVISSLIKPGSNKAEKFDYVMDFIKKMAGQEYVGFSNATFQSEKETGDRNFAIGYYLKEKKCFPRGAEMIDALDFYFQLCSIEVTCESGSVMAATLAHGGICPITGERVLSAEAVRNTLSLMHSCGMYDFSGQMAFHVGLPAKSGVSGAVLLVVPNVMGVMCWSPPLDKVGNSVRGIHFCQELVSSFNFHNYDNLRHFVKKQDPRRQDGEDRNKSVVNLMFAAYSGDVSALRRFALSSMDMELKDYDSRTALHVAAAEGHVEVVRFLTDTCKVNPFVKDRWSSIPLDDALQFGHGAVVKVLQEYQVACQDRLPVADIIPIPPKLETVEGMV; from the exons ATGGACAGAGGTAAGTACAACAGTCCTGATCTCtggggtgtgtctctgtgtactgtgGATGGACAGAG acaCTCAGTAGGGGACACCAAGCAGCCCTTCTGCCTCCAGTCGTGTGTGAAGCCTCTGGAGTATGCTGTGGCCATCCACGAGGCTGGGACAGAGATGGTACACCGCTATGTGGGGATGGAGCCCAGCGGACTCAAGTTCAACAAGCTCTACCTGGATGAGGAAG ACAAACCCCACAACCCCATGGTGAATGCTGGAGCCATTGTCATCAGCTCTCTTATCAAG CCTGGCTCAAACAAGGCAGAGAAGTTTGACTAT GTGATGGATTTTATCAAGAAGATGGCTGGTCAAGAGTACGTGGGGTTCAGCAATGCCAC gtTCCAGTCTGAAAAAGAAACAGGCGACAGAAATTTTGCGATTGGATACTACCTCAAAGAAAAGAAG TGTTTTCCCCGTGGGGCAGAAATGATTGATGCACTGGACTTCTACTTCCAG CTGTGTTCCATAGAGGTGACCTGTGAGTCTGGGAGTGTCATGGCCGCCACGCTGGCCCATGGGGGCATCTGCCCAATCACAGGCGAGCGGGTGCTGAGTGCCGAGGCCGTACGGAATACCCTGAGTCTCATGCACTCCTGCGGCATGTACGACTTCTCTGGGCAGATGGCCTTCCAT GTGGGCTTGCCTGCTAAGTCTGGGGTGTCTGGAGCAGTTCTGTTGGTGGTCCCCAACGTCATGGGAGTGATGTGTTGGTCCCCTCCGTTAGACAAGGTTGGAAACAGTGTCCGGGGAATACACTTCTGCCAG GAGCTGGTGTCTTCGTTTAACTTCCACAACTATGACAACCTGAGACACTTTGTCAAGAAGCAGGACCCTCGAAGGCAGGACGGGGAAGATAGG AACAAGTCTGTGGTGAACTTGATGTTTGCGGCCTACAGTGGAGATGTGTCAGCCCTCAGAAG GTTTGCTCTGTCATCGATGGACATGGAGTTGAAGGACTATGACTCTAGGACAGCGCTGCACGTGGCTGCCGCAGAGG GTCATGTGGAAGTGGTACGGTTTCTAACAGACACCTGCAAAGTGAACCCCTTTGTGAAAGATAG GTGGAGCAGCATTCCCCTGGATGATGCCCTGCAGTTTGGCCACGGTGCCGTGGTGAAGGTCTTACAGGAGTACCAGGTGGCCTGCCAGGACAGACTACCAGTGGCTGATATCATACCCATCCCCCCCAAACTAGAGACTGTAGAAGGCATGGTGTGA
- the LOC139553434 gene encoding glutaminase kidney isoform, mitochondrial-like isoform X3 yields the protein MVHRYVGMEPSGLKFNKLYLDEEDKPHNPMVNAGAIVISSLIKPGSNKAEKFDYVMDFIKKMAGQEYVGFSNATFQSEKETGDRNFAIGYYLKEKKCFPRGAEMIDALDFYFQLCSIEVTCESGSVMAATLAHGGICPITGERVLSAEAVRNTLSLMHSCGMYDFSGQMAFHVGLPAKSGVSGAVLLVVPNVMGVMCWSPPLDKVGNSVRGIHFCQELVSSFNFHNYDNLRHFVKKQDPRRQDGEDRNKSVVNLMFAAYSGDVSALRRFALSSMDMELKDYDSRTALHVAAAEGHVEVVRFLTDTCKVNPFVKDRWSSIPLDDALQFGHGAVVKVLQEYQVACQDRLPVADIIPIPPKLETVEGMV from the exons ATGGTACACCGCTATGTGGGGATGGAGCCCAGCGGACTCAAGTTCAACAAGCTCTACCTGGATGAGGAAG ACAAACCCCACAACCCCATGGTGAATGCTGGAGCCATTGTCATCAGCTCTCTTATCAAG CCTGGCTCAAACAAGGCAGAGAAGTTTGACTAT GTGATGGATTTTATCAAGAAGATGGCTGGTCAAGAGTACGTGGGGTTCAGCAATGCCAC gtTCCAGTCTGAAAAAGAAACAGGCGACAGAAATTTTGCGATTGGATACTACCTCAAAGAAAAGAAG TGTTTTCCCCGTGGGGCAGAAATGATTGATGCACTGGACTTCTACTTCCAG CTGTGTTCCATAGAGGTGACCTGTGAGTCTGGGAGTGTCATGGCCGCCACGCTGGCCCATGGGGGCATCTGCCCAATCACAGGCGAGCGGGTGCTGAGTGCCGAGGCCGTACGGAATACCCTGAGTCTCATGCACTCCTGCGGCATGTACGACTTCTCTGGGCAGATGGCCTTCCAT GTGGGCTTGCCTGCTAAGTCTGGGGTGTCTGGAGCAGTTCTGTTGGTGGTCCCCAACGTCATGGGAGTGATGTGTTGGTCCCCTCCGTTAGACAAGGTTGGAAACAGTGTCCGGGGAATACACTTCTGCCAG GAGCTGGTGTCTTCGTTTAACTTCCACAACTATGACAACCTGAGACACTTTGTCAAGAAGCAGGACCCTCGAAGGCAGGACGGGGAAGATAGG AACAAGTCTGTGGTGAACTTGATGTTTGCGGCCTACAGTGGAGATGTGTCAGCCCTCAGAAG GTTTGCTCTGTCATCGATGGACATGGAGTTGAAGGACTATGACTCTAGGACAGCGCTGCACGTGGCTGCCGCAGAGG GTCATGTGGAAGTGGTACGGTTTCTAACAGACACCTGCAAAGTGAACCCCTTTGTGAAAGATAG GTGGAGCAGCATTCCCCTGGATGATGCCCTGCAGTTTGGCCACGGTGCCGTGGTGAAGGTCTTACAGGAGTACCAGGTGGCCTGCCAGGACAGACTACCAGTGGCTGATATCATACCCATCCCCCCCAAACTAGAGACTGTAGAAGGCATGGTGTGA